The Ralstonia pseudosolanacearum genome includes the window AGAGGAACAGCAGCGTCGGCGCCGCATCATGGCCGGACACGTCGGCCGGCCCGCCCAGGCGATGGGTCAGGGCAGACAGCGCCGGCTGACCGAGCGCATCGGCATGCAGCGCCAGCGTCTGCAGCGCGGCATCGAGCTCGCCGGCGACGGGGGCGGGCTGCTGGCTCAGCGTTTCGAGCGTGCGGCCGATCTGCTGCAGCGTGTCGGTCGTCTCGGCCGACAGCAGCGCGTAATAGTGACGGGTGTGCAGCGCGTTGGCCGGCGCATGCGTGGCGGGAATCGAGAAGGCCTGCACGCAGGCGATGACGTCCGCACCCAGCGTGTCGCCCCCGGCCGGCGCGCTGAGGGCGTTGCCGTAGGCCGTGCCGGCCAGCAGGTAGAGCGCGTCGGTCAGCAGCCCTTGCGGCAGGTGGACGTTGTTGTGCGAATACTGGCGCAGCAGCAGGTTGACGCGCGCGGCCAGGCGCTTGCCGGTGATGTCGGCCGGAACCAGTCCGGCGCGCAGCGCACCGAAGGTCAGCGCGAGCACCAGCCACAGGTCGCGCAGCAGGTCGTCGCCGGTGCGGCGCGGCTCGCGCTCGAGCGCGCGGATGCCGTGCAGCAGCTTTTCCATCGGCGCATAGGCGGCAGCGGCGACGGCGGGATCGTGTTCGGGTCCGACCGTGTTCGGCAGGCGCAGCGCGGCCAGCAGCGCCATTTCGAATTTGCGGCGCAGGCGCGACAGGCCCACCAGATCGCGCGAAGGCAGCAGCAGCGCCGGCAGATGGCGCAGCTCATCGGCCCACAGGTCGGCGGGATGGATGCGCTCTTCGCCCAAGCGGGCGAGCACGGCCTGGTAGGGCTGGAACAGGCGCAGCGGCTCTTCGGCCATGCCGGCCATCAGGTCGGCGACATACTCCTGCAGCGCCTGCACGGCGCGCGAGAAGAGGTCCAGGGTCTGCGCATCGGCGACGAGCGTACCCGCATCGACGGCTTCCAGCAGGCGCTTGGAGGCCTGGCAGTACACGTCAATGCCGCGCAGGCCGACGATCAGCAGCGCGCCGGCGGCCTGGTGCAGATATTGGCCGGCCAGGCGCAGCGAGGTGGTGTCGCGTGCCCCGAGCACCTCGGGGTTGGCCACCACATCGGCAACGTATTCACGGAATTCGCGGACCGCGTCGTCCAACGCGGCGCGCATGTTGGGCGCAACCCAGGCCAGCGCGGACAGATCGCGCGCCGGCACGGAAGAAACAGGACGCGCCGCAGCGACGGCCCCGGCCGCCTCGAGGGCGGCGGATTCGGGCTGGGCGGAAGATGGATGATGCATGAGGGCTTCCAAAAAGCGTGTGGCGGTTGCGTGCGGCGCTTGCGCGCCGCGCCCGCCCGAAATCCGGGGGCGACGCCCGTCAGGCGATGCGGAAACGGGCCACCGAATCGCGCAGCTCTTCTGCAAGCTGCGTGAGCTGGCGCACCGATTGCGCGGTCTGACGGGACCCCGTCGACGTCTGCTCCGTCATCTGCAGGATCTGCTCGATGTTCTGGGCCACGTCGGAAGCCAGCGTCGCTTCGTGCGAAGTCGTTTGCGAGATGCTTTCAATCAGTTCGGCGAGTTGGCGCGACACGCGGCCGATCTCCACCAGAGCGGTACCGGCGTTGTCCGACAGCTTGGCCCCTTCCACCACACCGGCCGTGCTGCGCTCCATTGCGTGCACCGCGTCCTGGGTGTCGGTCTGAATCGTGCGGATCAGCGCACCGATCTGCTTGGCTGCCTCTGCGGAACGTTCTGCCAGACGCTGCACTTCCTCGGCCACCACGGAGAAGCCGCGGCCGGCTTCACCTGCGGAGGCGGCCTGGATGGCTGCGTTCAGTGCCAGCACGTTGGTCTGCTCGGTAATGTCCGAGATCAGTTCCACGATTTCACCGATCTCCTGCGACGATTCGCCCAGGCGCTTGATCCGCTTGGAGGTGTCCTGAATCTGGTCACGGATGTCGTTCATGCCCGTGATCGCGTTCTGCACGGCCACCTGACCCTGCTCGGCAGCGGCCAGCGAGGCGCGTGCCACGTTCGCGGATTCGGCAGCGCCGCGCGAGACCTGCGTAATGCGGTCGGCCATCTCCACCACCGACTGGCCGGTCTGGCGGATCTGGCGGGACTGTTCTTCGGAGGCGAGCACCAGCTTGTCGGAGGTGGTCTGCACCGCCGACGAGGCCTGCGTCACCTGCTCGGCGGTCTGCTGCACCCGGCCGACCAGCTCGCGCAGTTCTTCCACGGTGTAGTTCACCGAGTCGGCGATCGCGCCGGTAATGTCTTCCGACACGGTGGCCTGCTTGGTCAAGTCACCGTCTGCGATGTCCTGCAGTTCGTTCATCAGACGCAGAATTGCGGACTGGGTGGCGTCGTTGTTGCGCTTTTCCACCATCCGGCGCTCTTCGGCTTCACGCTGGCGCGCTTCTGCTTCCATTGCACGCACACGCGAGTCGCGCAGGTACAGGGCCGCCAGACCGGCCAGGCAGGCCACCGTCAGGATGGCCGACAGCACCACCGCACCGAGCGTCAGCGGACGGCTGCGCACGCTGCCCGAATAGGCCGACTGCAGGTCCGACAGGTCGGCACGCAGCTTTTCGTTGTCGTTGAAGATCTGCTGCTGAGCGCGCTTGGCGGCGATCAGGCCCGGCAGGTTCTCCAGAATGATCTGGGTGGTCTTCTGCACGTTGTCGAAACGCGTCGACAGCTCTTCCAGGTAGCCCTTGGTTTCCGGATCGG containing:
- a CDS encoding methyl-accepting chemotaxis protein; amino-acid sequence: MGFKWFNAGRRAGGEAEAPEVAAESAGVAAVQLDSAQVDEIDPAGPPSQLSHGPVDKVVGWIARVPFVAQQRVFTVGLLAGLVALLASIYFDNRQANNGSLQIEIAGDTLMHSQRLAKAVPVALLGNESAFSQLKESRTRLQSNLEALKTGSADRGLTAATGGEAQALLDKSIEEWKRSDKSAQAVLAQEKTLVSVGKTLNVFNASNPELLEEAEQISSMKLQTNAPAREVAASSQLVMLTQRLGKNMNEFLAGEGVNPETAFLLGKDTNTFRETLNGLLNGSEALRLTAATDPETKGYLEELSTRFDNVQKTTQIILENLPGLIAAKRAQQQIFNDNEKLRADLSDLQSAYSGSVRSRPLTLGAVVLSAILTVACLAGLAALYLRDSRVRAMEAEARQREAEERRMVEKRNNDATQSAILRLMNELQDIADGDLTKQATVSEDITGAIADSVNYTVEELRELVGRVQQTAEQVTQASSAVQTTSDKLVLASEEQSRQIRQTGQSVVEMADRITQVSRGAAESANVARASLAAAEQGQVAVQNAITGMNDIRDQIQDTSKRIKRLGESSQEIGEIVELISDITEQTNVLALNAAIQAASAGEAGRGFSVVAEEVQRLAERSAEAAKQIGALIRTIQTDTQDAVHAMERSTAGVVEGAKLSDNAGTALVEIGRVSRQLAELIESISQTTSHEATLASDVAQNIEQILQMTEQTSTGSRQTAQSVRQLTQLAEELRDSVARFRIA